One Paraburkholderia dioscoreae DNA segment encodes these proteins:
- a CDS encoding DUF1835 domain-containing protein, with translation MSTIHLTNGDVAAESLRTALRDAGRDDRVHALRDDLAVGPLRGVDDAPDVRADFWDRVSADTRRDFLREIREQDAALENIVRAEVNLVVWHGDSASDQLMLRRVCYHLRNSPQRLNEVRLSIRDLTDPGAWAHSRKDRATSVGMFAPTVLQARLADAAPISVLRISRLALEWQEVKHANGETRRWRDNTFTSGSFMELDALILEHVSDDWQPAARVAAALMAAEFGFLVSDSIVLWRFRELAAARRIKLRGDANAWRTLELCAAFAPCPH, from the coding sequence TCGCCGCCGAGTCACTGCGCACCGCGCTGCGGGATGCGGGCCGCGACGATCGCGTGCACGCGCTGCGAGACGATCTCGCAGTCGGCCCGTTGCGCGGCGTCGACGACGCCCCCGACGTGCGCGCGGACTTCTGGGATCGCGTAAGCGCCGACACCCGGCGCGATTTCCTTCGGGAAATCCGCGAGCAGGACGCGGCGCTGGAGAACATCGTGCGCGCCGAAGTGAACCTCGTGGTCTGGCACGGCGACAGCGCTTCGGATCAGTTGATGCTGCGCCGCGTCTGCTATCACCTGCGCAACAGCCCGCAGCGGCTGAACGAAGTGCGTCTGTCGATCCGCGATCTCACGGATCCGGGCGCATGGGCGCACAGCCGCAAAGACCGGGCGACGTCTGTGGGCATGTTCGCGCCGACCGTGCTGCAAGCGCGGCTGGCGGACGCCGCGCCGATTTCCGTGCTGCGCATCAGCCGGCTCGCGCTCGAATGGCAGGAAGTCAAACACGCGAACGGCGAAACGCGGCGCTGGCGCGACAACACGTTCACGAGCGGCAGCTTCATGGAACTGGACGCGCTGATTCTCGAGCATGTCAGCGATGACTGGCAGCCCGCCGCGCGCGTTGCCGCCGCATTGATGGCCGCCGAATTCGGATTTCTGGTGAGCGACAGCATTGTGCTGTGGCGCTTCCGCGAACTGGCCGCAGCCCGGCGCATCAAGCTGCGCGGCGACGCGAACGCGTGGCGCACGCTGGAATTGTGCGCGGCGTTCGCCCCCTGTCCACACTAA
- a CDS encoding TetR/AcrR family transcriptional regulator, producing the protein MARTRAPDHETQREQILELAAAKFAQTSYPSTSMADLAAASGTSKARLYHYYASKEAILFDLLDRYTKRLMLIIAEVEGASQRRGLSERETFAELIRAFLSEYETSHSRHVALLNDVKYLVDAQREVILNRQRDVVAAFARQLARAYPERATRENQTALTMMVFGMINWTFTWLKPDGRLGYREFAEQVVGMVDHGLSSNPA; encoded by the coding sequence ATGGCCCGTACCCGAGCCCCCGACCACGAAACCCAACGCGAGCAGATTCTCGAGCTTGCCGCGGCGAAATTCGCCCAGACCAGCTATCCCAGCACCTCGATGGCCGATCTCGCCGCGGCGAGCGGCACGTCGAAAGCGCGGCTCTACCACTACTACGCGAGCAAGGAAGCGATCCTGTTCGATCTGCTCGACCGCTACACCAAGCGGCTCATGCTGATCATCGCCGAGGTGGAAGGCGCGAGCCAGCGGCGCGGCTTGTCGGAGCGGGAAACCTTTGCGGAGTTGATCCGCGCGTTTCTGTCGGAATATGAGACATCGCACAGCCGGCACGTCGCGTTGTTGAACGACGTGAAGTATCTGGTCGACGCCCAGCGCGAAGTGATCCTGAACCGCCAGCGCGATGTGGTCGCGGCATTTGCGCGGCAGTTGGCGCGTGCTTACCCAGAGCGCGCCACGCGCGAAAACCAGACCGCGCTCACCATGATGGTGTTCGGCATGATCAACTGGACATTCACCTGGCTGAAGCCGGATGGTCGCCTGGGTTACCGTGAATTCGCCGAGCAGGTAGTCGGCATGGTGGACCACGGGCTGAGTTCGAATCCGGCCTGA
- a CDS encoding GNAT family N-acetyltransferase encodes MNLITPRAAEPIVAHDRSTQPAGRAPALVRELTAVDRERLLTHFLALDEDDRLLRFGQIVPDHVIENYVRAIDFTRDTVFGVFNSQLQLTGVGHLAYLPAEGDKRTAEFGVSVLESVRGQGIGSKLFERAAIRSRNTHVTTLYMHCLSRNSTMMHIAKKAGMKIEYAYGEADAYLTLPPADHSSIIAEMLQEQAAVFDYALKRQARQASKLFETFMPTKVAAAA; translated from the coding sequence ATGAACTTGATTACACCCCGCGCCGCTGAGCCGATCGTCGCGCACGATCGTTCGACGCAGCCAGCCGGTCGTGCGCCAGCTCTGGTCCGCGAACTCACCGCCGTCGACCGCGAACGGCTGCTTACCCACTTCCTCGCGCTCGACGAAGACGACCGCCTGCTGCGCTTCGGCCAGATCGTGCCGGACCATGTGATCGAAAACTACGTCCGCGCGATCGACTTCACGCGCGACACCGTTTTCGGCGTCTTCAACAGCCAATTGCAACTGACCGGCGTCGGCCACCTGGCTTATCTGCCTGCTGAAGGCGACAAGCGCACGGCGGAGTTCGGCGTGTCCGTGCTGGAAAGCGTTCGCGGCCAGGGCATCGGCTCGAAACTCTTTGAACGCGCCGCCATTCGCAGCCGCAATACGCACGTCACCACGCTGTATATGCACTGCCTGTCGCGCAACTCGACCATGATGCACATCGCCAAGAAGGCGGGCATGAAGATCGAATACGCCTATGGCGAGGCAGACGCTTATCTGACGCTGCCGCCGGCGGACCACTCGAGCATCATCGCCGAAATGCTGCAGGAGCAGGCTGCGGTGTTCGACTACGCGCTCAAGCGCCAGGCACGTCAGGCGTCCAAGCTGTTTGAAACATTCATGCCGACGAAGGTTGCGGCCGCAGCCTGA
- a CDS encoding Lrp/AsnC family transcriptional regulator, which translates to MANVEIDAIDRRILAILQENGRLSNQEIAERINLSPSPCLRRIRRLEESGVIRGYVALLDAQRLGLDLLAYVNVRLEKRGGLALSPRGDATHADLFRAAVQAWPEVVACHAMTGDMDYLLRVQVEDMAHFSRFVQDQLLHHPSVIDVKTSFSLEKIKETTALPIL; encoded by the coding sequence ATGGCCAATGTAGAGATAGATGCCATCGACAGGCGGATTCTGGCGATCCTGCAGGAGAATGGCCGGCTGTCGAATCAGGAGATCGCCGAGCGCATCAATCTTTCGCCGAGTCCGTGCCTGCGGCGTATCCGCCGGCTGGAAGAGAGCGGCGTGATCCGCGGCTATGTCGCGTTGCTCGACGCGCAGCGACTTGGGCTCGATTTACTCGCGTACGTGAATGTGCGGTTGGAAAAACGCGGTGGTCTGGCGCTCAGCCCGCGCGGCGACGCGACCCATGCCGATCTGTTTCGCGCGGCTGTTCAGGCGTGGCCAGAAGTGGTGGCGTGCCATGCAATGACCGGCGACATGGACTATCTGCTGCGTGTCCAGGTGGAGGACATGGCGCACTTTTCGCGCTTTGTGCAGGACCAGTTGCTGCACCATCCGTCGGTGATCGACGTGAAAACGAGCTTCTCGCTCGAAAAGATCAAGGAGACGACGGCGCTGCCGATTTTGTGA
- the hppD gene encoding 4-hydroxyphenylpyruvate dioxygenase: MQVSTWENPLGTDGFEFIEYTAPDPKALGKLFEQMGFTAVARHRHKDVTLYRQGEINFIVNAEPDSFAQRFARLHGPSICAIAFRVQDAAKAYKQALEKGAWGFDNKTGPMELNIPAIKGIGDSLIYFVDRWRGKNGAEPNSVGNIDIYDVDFEPIPGANPNLVGHGLTYIDHLTHNVHRGRMQEWAEFYERLFNFREVRYFDIEGKVTGVKSKAMTSPCGKIRIPINEEGSDTAGQIQEYLDAYRGEGIQHIALGTNDIYRTVDGLRAANISLLDTIDTYYELVDRRVPNHGEPLDELRKRKILIDGAPEDLLLQIFTENQIGPIFFEIIQRKGNQGFGEGNFKALFESIELDQIRRGVVQDKA, from the coding sequence ATGCAGGTTTCAACCTGGGAAAACCCGCTCGGCACCGACGGTTTCGAGTTCATCGAGTACACCGCACCGGATCCGAAGGCGCTCGGCAAGCTGTTCGAACAGATGGGGTTCACTGCGGTCGCGCGGCATCGTCATAAAGACGTGACGCTGTATCGCCAGGGGGAAATCAACTTTATCGTCAATGCGGAGCCGGATTCGTTCGCGCAACGCTTTGCGCGTCTGCACGGCCCGTCGATCTGCGCGATCGCTTTCCGCGTTCAGGATGCCGCCAAGGCGTACAAGCAGGCGTTGGAAAAAGGCGCCTGGGGCTTCGACAACAAAACCGGCCCGATGGAATTGAACATTCCAGCGATCAAAGGCATTGGCGACTCGCTGATCTATTTCGTCGACCGTTGGCGCGGCAAGAACGGCGCCGAGCCGAACAGCGTCGGCAACATCGACATTTACGACGTCGACTTCGAGCCGATTCCCGGCGCGAACCCGAATCTGGTGGGTCACGGCCTGACCTATATCGACCACCTGACGCACAACGTGCATCGCGGCCGCATGCAGGAGTGGGCGGAGTTCTACGAGCGCCTGTTCAATTTCCGCGAAGTGCGCTATTTCGACATTGAAGGCAAAGTGACGGGCGTGAAGTCGAAGGCGATGACTTCGCCGTGCGGCAAGATCCGCATCCCGATCAATGAAGAAGGTTCGGACACTGCCGGCCAGATTCAGGAGTATCTCGACGCGTACCGCGGCGAAGGCATTCAGCACATTGCGCTCGGCACCAACGACATCTATCGCACGGTGGACGGCTTGCGCGCGGCGAACATCTCGCTGCTCGATACCATCGACACTTACTATGAACTGGTGGATCGCCGCGTGCCGAATCACGGCGAGCCGCTGGACGAACTGCGCAAACGCAAGATTCTGATCGACGGCGCGCCCGAAGATTTGTTGCTGCAGATCTTCACCGAAAACCAGATCGGCCCGATCTTCTTCGAGATCATTCAGCGCAAGGGCAATCAGGGCTTTGGCGAGGGCAACTTCAAGGCGCTGTTCGAATCGATCGAACTGGATCAGATTCGCCGTGGCGTGGTGCAGGACAAAGCCTGA